ATAGTTAAATTCTCTAAAAAAAGTTGATAATTTTTTGCTTCTTCTACAACTTCATTTATTACTCTTTTATGGACACTCAAATCATTTACAATTCCTTTTTCAATTTCATTTCTTTCAGCTTCAAATTGAGGTTTTATTAAAAAAATAGCAAAGCCATTCTCTTTTAAAAGTTCTTTAATTTTATACAGAACTTTTTTTATTGAAATAAAAGAAATATCCATCACTATAATATCAATTTCATCTTTTAAATCACTTTTTTCTAAATCGTTGATATGTTTATTCTCTATACTTCTAACCCTACTATCATTTCTTAACTTCCAGTCAAGTTGATTAGTTCCAACATCAACAGCATAAACAAACTTTGCACCATTTTGTAATGAACAATCTGTAAAACCACCAGTGGAAGCTCCTATATCTAAAACTATTTTATCTTTAAAATCTAAATTAAAAATTTTTATAGCTTTTTCTAACTTTAATCCTCCACGGCTCACATAAGGAATATCTTTTTCTTTTATTCTAATAGACTTTATTTTATTAAGTGAAATTATTTCTCCTGGTTTATCTATCTTTTGTTCATTGACTATAATATTACCTACCATAATCTGTCTTTTTGCTTTTTCTAAATCTTCAAAATATTCATTTTCAACTAAATATTGATCTAATCTCATTTTATTTTTCAAAAATTTTGTCAT
This Fusobacterium animalis 7_1 DNA region includes the following protein-coding sequences:
- a CDS encoding TlyA family RNA methyltransferase, which gives rise to MTKFLKNKMRLDQYLVENEYFEDLEKAKRQIMVGNIIVNEQKIDKPGEIISLNKIKSIRIKEKDIPYVSRGGLKLEKAIKIFNLDFKDKIVLDIGASTGGFTDCSLQNGAKFVYAVDVGTNQLDWKLRNDSRVRSIENKHINDLEKSDLKDEIDIIVMDISFISIKKVLYKIKELLKENGFAIFLIKPQFEAERNEIEKGIVNDLSVHKRVINEVVEEAKNYQLFLENLTISPIKGTKGNIEYLAEFSKKNKFSNEEIINKIDKLFND